A window of Haliscomenobacter hydrossis DSM 1100 contains these coding sequences:
- the thrS gene encoding threonine--tRNA ligase, whose amino-acid sequence MINITFPDGKVREYEPGTTALEVARSISEGLAQKVLSAKVNGEVWDATRPITTDSTLTLLTWDDKDGKTTFWHSSAHLMAEALEALFPGIKFGTGPATEGGFYYDVDPGSKPLSLDDLPKIEEKMLELARQKNRYVRSDISKEEALRFFQEKGDEYKIELIEKRGPDEALTLYQQGNFVDLCRGPHIPDTGFIKAVKLTNVAGAYWQGDDTRQQLQRIYGVSFPKQKDLQEHLVMLEEARKRDHRKLGQELELFMFSERVGAGLPIWLPKGNALRDRLMNFLRVEQEKRGYKLVTTPHIGRKELYVTSGHYAKYGKDSFQPIHTPKDGEEFLLKPMNCPHHCEIYAHRPHSYRDLPMRIAEFGTVYRYEQTGELHGLSRVRGFTQDDAHIFCTEEQVKGEFLNVLDLTRTVLYKMGFKEFTAQISLRDPNTPEKYLGSDENWRNAENAIIEATREVGLKTTMELGEAAFYGPKLDFMVRDAIGRQWQLGTIQVDYNLPERFELEYVGADNKTHRPVMIHRAPFGSMERFISILIENTAGKFPLWLMPEQYALLPISEKFVDYCKEIEEKLATHDIRGYVDDRNETIGRKIRDTELKRIPYMLIVGEKEMEATGVAVRRQGEGDKGSMSLEAFVSLFGEALAKEDE is encoded by the coding sequence ATGATTAACATTACTTTCCCAGATGGTAAGGTTCGCGAATACGAACCGGGAACTACGGCGCTGGAAGTGGCCCGTTCCATCAGCGAGGGCTTGGCCCAGAAGGTTCTTTCGGCAAAAGTAAACGGCGAAGTGTGGGATGCCACCCGTCCAATTACCACCGATTCGACCTTGACGCTGCTCACCTGGGATGATAAGGATGGAAAAACAACCTTTTGGCACTCTTCTGCCCACTTGATGGCGGAGGCATTGGAGGCGTTGTTCCCGGGCATCAAGTTTGGTACGGGTCCAGCTACTGAAGGGGGGTTTTACTACGATGTTGATCCGGGCAGCAAACCACTTTCCCTGGATGACCTCCCCAAGATCGAGGAAAAAATGCTCGAACTGGCGCGGCAAAAAAACCGCTACGTGCGTTCGGACATCTCGAAAGAGGAAGCACTGCGCTTTTTTCAGGAAAAAGGTGACGAATACAAAATTGAACTGATCGAAAAACGCGGCCCCGACGAAGCCCTAACGCTGTACCAGCAAGGCAACTTCGTGGATTTGTGCCGCGGGCCACATATTCCGGATACCGGATTCATCAAGGCTGTAAAATTAACCAACGTAGCGGGTGCTTATTGGCAGGGGGATGATACGCGGCAACAATTGCAGCGCATCTACGGGGTGTCGTTCCCCAAACAAAAGGACTTACAAGAGCACTTGGTGATGTTGGAAGAGGCCCGCAAACGGGACCACCGCAAGTTGGGGCAGGAACTAGAACTTTTTATGTTTTCAGAACGCGTAGGGGCTGGTTTGCCCATTTGGCTACCCAAGGGCAATGCCCTACGCGATCGTTTGATGAACTTTTTGCGCGTTGAGCAAGAAAAACGAGGCTACAAACTCGTAACCACGCCACACATTGGCCGCAAGGAACTGTACGTAACTTCGGGGCACTACGCCAAATACGGCAAGGACAGTTTCCAACCGATCCATACGCCAAAAGATGGGGAAGAGTTTTTGCTCAAACCGATGAACTGCCCGCACCACTGCGAGATTTATGCCCACCGCCCCCACTCCTACCGCGATTTGCCCATGCGCATCGCCGAGTTTGGAACGGTATACCGCTACGAACAAACGGGGGAATTGCACGGTTTGTCGCGCGTCCGGGGTTTTACCCAAGACGATGCCCACATCTTCTGTACGGAAGAGCAGGTGAAAGGGGAGTTTTTGAACGTACTCGACCTGACTCGTACCGTATTGTACAAAATGGGCTTTAAGGAGTTCACCGCCCAAATTTCATTGCGCGACCCCAATACCCCCGAAAAATACCTGGGCAGCGATGAAAACTGGCGCAACGCTGAAAATGCCATCATCGAAGCCACCCGTGAAGTGGGTCTAAAAACCACCATGGAATTGGGGGAAGCGGCTTTTTATGGCCCCAAACTCGATTTTATGGTGCGCGATGCCATCGGGCGTCAATGGCAGTTGGGTACCATCCAGGTGGACTACAACCTGCCCGAGCGTTTTGAACTGGAATACGTTGGAGCCGACAACAAAACCCACCGCCCGGTGATGATTCACCGCGCACCTTTTGGTTCAATGGAGCGCTTCATCAGCATTTTGATTGAAAATACTGCTGGTAAATTCCCCTTGTGGTTGATGCCCGAACAGTACGCCCTTTTGCCCATCAGCGAAAAATTTGTGGACTACTGCAAGGAAATTGAAGAGAAACTCGCCACCCACGACATCCGTGGTTATGTGGACGACCGCAATGAAACCATCGGACGTAAAATCCGGGATACCGAATTAAAACGTATACCTTATATGCTCATCGTTGGCGAGAAAGAAATGGAAGCCACCGGAGTAGCCGTACGCCGTCAAGGTGAAGGAGACAAGGGAAGTATGAGTTTGGAGGCCTTCGTGAGCTTGTTTGGAGAGGCTTTGGCGAAGGAAGACGAATAA
- a CDS encoding T9SS type A sorting domain-containing protein — protein sequence MKHILLYLTLVLFIIPKAIGQTSAKTGNWYALAEADRGTIIEVFPNPTTTHISLTDVQGVQKVVVFNLAGRQMKAFEDIAPDKKFYVGDLPRGIYLVRIMGDKNKVLTTKKISKQ from the coding sequence ATGAAGCACATTTTACTGTATTTAACCCTGGTGCTTTTCATAATCCCGAAAGCGATAGGACAAACAAGCGCTAAAACTGGCAACTGGTACGCGTTAGCAGAGGCAGACAGAGGAACTATTATCGAAGTTTTTCCCAACCCTACTACTACGCACATCAGTTTGACTGACGTTCAGGGCGTGCAAAAAGTCGTGGTTTTCAACTTGGCAGGTCGCCAAATGAAGGCTTTCGAAGACATTGCGCCCGACAAGAAATTTTACGTTGGTGACTTACCACGAGGGATTTACCTGGTGCGGATCATGGGTGACAAGAACAAAGTTCTTACCACCAAAAAGATCAGTAAACAATAA
- a CDS encoding vWA domain-containing protein codes for MSDFIQRHTTLSANLLAFCRHLRQKGFTIGPLESSNMLAAVEIVAPFHDPELFHYTLRATLARTRREQELFDQIFPRYWKELEKAVDAKIAQEDTPRKPGTRQQPPSLQALKSWLNGKPAQDNIELAVYSAQESLGRKDFSLFSAEELQEISKLILLLARRMARQFSRRKERAHSANLLDLRNTMRKNLRRGGELIELAQFRPRQQKNQLILLCDVSKSMDLYSQFLIQFIYAFQQVGQRVETFVFSTSLQRISKVLRQGNFREVLAELGENVPAWSGGTRIGEAFDQFYQQYARLLHGHSTVVILSDGCDTGDIDLLEESMRKISRKAERVIWLNPLAGRPGYAPEVRGMQVSMPYIDVFAPLHNVESLRALGKIL; via the coding sequence ATGTCCGATTTTATCCAACGCCATACCACGCTCAGTGCCAACCTACTGGCTTTTTGTCGCCACCTGCGGCAAAAGGGGTTCACCATTGGCCCACTGGAGAGCAGCAACATGTTGGCCGCAGTAGAAATTGTAGCGCCCTTCCACGACCCAGAATTATTTCACTACACTTTAAGGGCTACTTTGGCGCGCACGCGCCGCGAACAAGAACTTTTTGATCAAATTTTTCCCCGCTACTGGAAAGAGCTCGAAAAAGCGGTAGATGCAAAAATCGCCCAGGAAGATACTCCGCGCAAACCGGGTACCCGCCAACAGCCGCCTTCCCTGCAAGCCCTCAAAAGTTGGCTCAATGGAAAACCCGCTCAGGACAACATCGAGCTGGCCGTATACAGCGCCCAGGAATCCCTGGGACGCAAAGATTTTTCCCTTTTTAGTGCCGAAGAGCTGCAAGAAATCAGCAAACTGATCCTTTTGCTGGCCCGCCGCATGGCCCGGCAGTTCAGCCGCCGCAAGGAACGCGCCCATTCGGCCAACTTGCTCGATTTACGCAATACCATGCGTAAAAACCTGCGCCGGGGCGGTGAGTTGATTGAATTGGCGCAATTCCGGCCTCGTCAACAAAAAAATCAATTGATTTTGCTTTGTGATGTCAGCAAATCGATGGATTTGTACAGCCAGTTTTTAATCCAATTCATTTATGCTTTTCAACAGGTGGGACAACGGGTGGAGACGTTTGTTTTTTCCACCAGCCTCCAGCGCATCAGCAAGGTGCTGCGCCAGGGCAATTTCCGCGAGGTATTGGCGGAACTGGGTGAAAACGTACCCGCCTGGTCTGGAGGCACCCGCATTGGCGAGGCATTTGACCAGTTTTATCAACAATACGCCCGGCTGCTCCACGGTCATAGCACCGTCGTCATCCTGAGCGACGGCTGTGACACCGGAGACATCGATTTATTGGAAGAAAGTATGCGCAAAATTAGCCGCAAGGCGGAAAGGGTCATTTGGCTGAACCCATTAGCAGGTCGCCCTGGTTATGCACCTGAAGTGCGGGGCATGCAGGTGTCGATGCCATATATTGATGTGTTTGCGCCGCTGCACAATGTGGAGAGTTTGCGGGCTTTGGGGAAAATTTTGTGA